The Terriglobia bacterium genomic interval TCCAGCAACTGGAACCAAACTACTTCATAAATAAGGGCTGAACAGCCGCTGCCGATAAACATGATAAGGAGCAGCGGAAGAACCCGCCCCGAGGTCAGACTGGCCGTGTCATCCGCGGCAAGCTCATTCATACTGATTTCACGCATATTAAAAGGAACTCCTTTAATCAGGGCTGCGCGCTGTCGCGCTTGCGCTTCGCGAATCACGGCTGCGCGCTATCGCGCTTGCGCTTCGCCAATCACGGCTGCTCTCGCGCTTGCACTTCGCCGCTGGGACCGTGGATGGTACCATGTCTTGCCTAGATGCTTGGTAAAATCCTGCTCGTTTTTGTCCTCGCGCAGGGCGCTGGAACGCAGAGGCTAGGCGCCATCCGAGGCCAGATTATCATTCCGACGGCACACGCGTCCGACCGGATTCTGGTGGAGCTCCAGAAGGCCGATGGACCGCCGGCCGGACAGACCTATTCCGATACGCTCGGCCATTATGAATTCGGCGCTCTGGTGCCGGGATCTTACATCCTCCTTGTCCATGTCGATGGCTACGAGGACATTCGGCAGGAGGTCGGTGTCGGCAGCGGGACGTTCGGAGCCCAGGTGGTCAATATTCAACTTCGGGAAACGGAAACCCTCATATCCGTTAAACCCACCGTCGCCGCCGATCAAGTCATCGACGTCAATGAGTTAGGCCGGAACTATCCCCGAAAAGCGATTCAGGATTACGAAAAATCGCGCGAAGCGATCCGCAAAGGCAATAACGCCGGAGCGATTGAAATATTGTCCGGTGTTCTGAAGATTGCACCCGATTTCTACAGCGCCCACAATACGCTCGGGACGCTCTACCAGAAAACCGGCCGCTTCACCGAAGCCGAAGACGAATACCGCCGCGCGCGCGAACTCAATCCAAGGTCCCCCGATCCACTGGTGAATATCGGCAGCCTGTACATCGACGAAGCTGCTCTTTACACAGCCGACCGCGAGACCGCCGGTAAAATCCTGGACAATGCCCTGGACATTCTCGAGGACGCGCTGAAAATGAAGCGCTCGGCCCCCGCATATTATTTCCTGGGCTCGGCGAACTACAGATCGTCGTTTTACGAAGAAGCCGAAGAGGATTTCAAGCGCTCCCTGGCTCTCGATTCGCACATGGGCGCCAGCCAGCTCATGCTGGCCAACGTGTATATCAAGCAGCAAAAATGGCAGGATGCGCTGGAACACCTGGATGCGTACTTGAACGATAATCCCAGCGTCAGCGATCGCCCGCAAATCGAAGCCACTCGCTCGAAGGTGGCAGAGAAGGCAAAATAAGATGAACAGACGCGAAATGCTCCAACAACTCGGGGCCATGGTGGGAGCCGCCGCCGGCATTCCGGTGGCAGCCAGGGCACAGGCCCGCGCCCAGGCCTTGCCGGCTGTGGGCGATGCCCTGATCTCATTGACTCCGGCACAGGCAGCAACACTGAGAGCCGTCGT includes:
- a CDS encoding tetratricopeptide repeat protein, with protein sequence MLGKILLVFVLAQGAGTQRLGAIRGQIIIPTAHASDRILVELQKADGPPAGQTYSDTLGHYEFGALVPGSYILLVHVDGYEDIRQEVGVGSGTFGAQVVNIQLRETETLISVKPTVAADQVIDVNELGRNYPRKAIQDYEKSREAIRKGNNAGAIEILSGVLKIAPDFYSAHNTLGTLYQKTGRFTEAEDEYRRARELNPRSPDPLVNIGSLYIDEAALYTADRETAGKILDNALDILEDALKMKRSAPAYYFLGSANYRSSFYEEAEEDFKRSLALDSHMGASQLMLANVYIKQQKWQDALEHLDAYLNDNPSVSDRPQIEATRSKVAEKAK